A single window of Archangium gephyra DNA harbors:
- a CDS encoding polyprenyl synthetase family protein, which translates to MPSFDLDSYLQTQVERVEQLLRSRSDEMGVQVPPRLLESMRYSLLAGGKRLRPVLCLAFAEAVLKQSNVPRMVEDCACALEFIHTYSLVHDDLPSMDNDDMRRGRPTNHKVYGEAMAILAGDSLLTDAFALVAGGPEPVRGVLCRELAVASGSSGMVGGQVLDIAEDRPAHIDYLTRMHRLKTGALIRAACRMGVLAAGGDADALARADVYGDSVGLAFQIADDVLDVTGDASSMGKPVGADAAAGRFTFPAVLGLEESKQLAARKVAEAIDAVKTLEPHDGPLAALARYSVERRS; encoded by the coding sequence ATGCCGTCTTTTGATCTGGATTCCTACCTGCAGACCCAGGTGGAGCGGGTGGAGCAGCTGCTGCGCTCGCGCTCGGACGAGATGGGCGTCCAGGTGCCGCCCCGTCTGCTGGAGTCCATGCGTTACTCGCTGCTGGCGGGCGGCAAGCGGCTGCGGCCGGTGCTGTGCCTGGCCTTCGCCGAGGCCGTGCTCAAGCAGAGCAACGTGCCGCGCATGGTGGAGGACTGCGCGTGCGCGCTCGAGTTCATCCACACCTACTCGCTGGTGCACGACGATCTGCCGTCCATGGACAACGACGACATGCGGCGCGGGCGGCCCACCAACCACAAGGTGTACGGCGAGGCCATGGCCATCCTGGCGGGTGACTCGCTGCTCACGGACGCCTTCGCGCTGGTGGCGGGCGGCCCCGAGCCGGTGCGCGGCGTGCTGTGCCGGGAGCTGGCCGTGGCCTCGGGCTCGTCGGGCATGGTGGGCGGGCAGGTGCTGGACATCGCCGAGGACCGGCCGGCCCACATCGATTACCTCACGCGGATGCACCGCCTGAAGACGGGGGCCCTCATCCGCGCCGCGTGCCGCATGGGCGTGCTCGCCGCCGGTGGGGACGCGGACGCGCTGGCCCGCGCGGATGTCTATGGGGACTCGGTGGGACTGGCCTTCCAGATCGCCGATGACGTGCTGGACGTCACGGGGGATGCGTCCTCCATGGGCAAGCCGGTGGGCGCGGACGCCGCCGCCGGACGCTTCACCTTCCCGGCGGTGCTGGGGCTGGAGGAGTCCAAGCAGCTCGCGGCGCGCAAGGTGGCCGAGGCCATCGACGCCGTGAAGACGCTGGAGCCGCACGATGGCCCGCTGGCGGCGCTCGCGCGCTACTCGGTGGAGCGACGCTCGTGA
- the xseB gene encoding exodeoxyribonuclease VII small subunit, with protein MAKDSKGKAAEEVPEQYGDVVQRLEDVVARLEGGTLTLEESLKSFEDGIKLVRRGEQLLNAAEKRIEELLNEDGRDAVVPLQAGVKPPALPSTPAPAPSRGSSGAAKAAPPPEDDVPF; from the coding sequence GTGGCGAAGGACAGCAAGGGCAAGGCGGCGGAAGAGGTCCCCGAGCAGTACGGGGACGTGGTGCAGCGGCTCGAGGACGTGGTGGCGCGGCTGGAGGGCGGCACCCTGACGCTCGAGGAGTCGCTCAAATCCTTCGAGGACGGCATCAAGCTGGTGCGCCGGGGCGAGCAGCTGCTCAACGCGGCGGAGAAGCGCATCGAGGAGCTGTTGAACGAGGACGGACGGGACGCGGTGGTCCCCCTGCAGGCGGGCGTGAAGCCCCCGGCACTGCCCTCCACTCCAGCACCCGCCCCATCGCGGGGCAGCTCGGGGGCCGCCAAAGCGGCGCCACCCCCCGAGGATGACGTGCCTTTCTAG
- a CDS encoding TlyA family RNA methyltransferase, giving the protein MKPRKERLDVLVVERGLAESRTKAQALILAGQVVVADQRVDKPGALVPVEAELRLKGEVLPYVSRGGLKLKAALERFGLDVRGKVAADIGASTGGFTDCLLQEGVTHVHAIDVGYGQLHEKLRTDPRVRSRERVNARYLTAEDLPEPVDVVVIDVSFISLTQVLPAVLPFLKPKGLLVALVKPQFEVGPDKVGKGGVVKDPAARQGAIDSVSAFVREQGLAVRGVMDSTVPGPAGNVEALLVADKP; this is encoded by the coding sequence GTGAAGCCACGCAAGGAGCGCCTGGACGTGCTGGTGGTGGAGCGGGGGCTGGCCGAGTCACGGACCAAGGCGCAGGCGCTGATCCTCGCGGGCCAGGTGGTGGTGGCGGATCAGCGGGTGGACAAGCCCGGTGCGCTGGTGCCCGTGGAGGCCGAGCTGCGGCTCAAGGGCGAGGTGCTGCCCTACGTGTCCCGGGGAGGGCTGAAGCTGAAGGCGGCCCTGGAGCGCTTCGGCCTGGACGTGCGCGGCAAGGTGGCCGCGGACATTGGCGCCAGTACCGGTGGCTTCACCGACTGCCTGTTGCAAGAGGGCGTCACGCATGTGCACGCCATCGACGTGGGCTACGGGCAGCTGCACGAGAAGCTGCGAACGGATCCGCGCGTGCGCTCGCGCGAGCGCGTCAATGCCCGCTACCTGACGGCCGAGGACCTGCCCGAGCCCGTGGACGTGGTGGTCATCGACGTGAGCTTCATCTCGCTGACGCAGGTGTTGCCGGCGGTGCTGCCGTTCCTGAAGCCCAAGGGGCTGCTGGTGGCGCTGGTGAAGCCCCAGTTCGAGGTGGGACCCGACAAGGTGGGGAAGGGCGGCGTGGTGAAGGACCCGGCCGCGCGCCAGGGGGCCATCGACTCGGTGTCCGCGTTCGTCCGGGAGCAGGGGCTCGCGGTGCGCGGGGTGATGGACTCGACCGTGCCCGGACCGGCCGGCAACGTCGAGGCCCTGCTCGTCGCGGACAAGCCGTGA
- a CDS encoding FHA domain-containing protein encodes MGGRALGFQLTIAKGLQAGKELLFEQAQIEIGRTTENDVVLQDAGVSRKHVRISDRLGRFYVQDLGSANGTLVNDAPLSGERELQNGDRIALGPVEFVFKEVVSEDDATRPFMPVADEDEDATRLIRRNQPLPAEPRTQLEPGKAAPQPASFLPTPRLEQVPSVPPVLAPVPGPLAVARSETLAEALAVEPPTTAPLSRAAPARAAAPTAPARPSPASGADGLSAADKARRRRELNETLGGQLALWWLGLSRGGKLVLSTVVLLLLAGMVGGLAVVFRPSLEGLSRGPEPTSLGLQVVTDSFGLGEGVTWEQPDMKLFDFEFVSPTRAVAVLRYQASGISKDEVSLTLNATVLGSVPPDMATASEREIQQIISPSLLKRNEDNQLVFDNVHNPPGRDSWRVWNLRLEIIPVPDLRPEELLETARSYVARARDFYERKDVGAENLSLAWENYRSAWITLEALDEKPELYEDVRHMMGQVAVDLDQKCGQLMLEFQKHVQFKDKKRARRVIDEITRRFPTPAHRCHNLALEKANEHGL; translated from the coding sequence TTGGGGGGTAGGGCCCTGGGCTTCCAGCTCACCATCGCCAAGGGTCTGCAAGCGGGGAAGGAGCTTCTCTTCGAGCAGGCCCAGATCGAGATCGGCCGCACCACGGAGAACGACGTGGTGCTGCAGGATGCCGGTGTGTCGCGCAAGCACGTGCGCATCTCGGACCGGCTCGGGCGCTTCTACGTGCAGGACCTGGGCAGCGCCAATGGCACCCTGGTCAACGACGCGCCCCTCTCCGGTGAGCGGGAGCTGCAGAACGGCGACCGCATCGCCCTGGGGCCGGTGGAGTTCGTCTTCAAGGAAGTCGTCAGCGAGGACGACGCCACCCGGCCCTTCATGCCGGTGGCGGATGAGGACGAGGACGCCACCCGGCTCATCCGCCGCAACCAGCCCCTGCCCGCGGAGCCGCGCACCCAGCTGGAGCCGGGCAAGGCCGCCCCCCAGCCCGCTTCCTTTCTTCCCACGCCGCGCCTCGAGCAGGTGCCCTCGGTGCCGCCCGTCCTGGCTCCCGTGCCGGGGCCCCTGGCGGTGGCCCGCTCGGAGACACTGGCGGAAGCGCTGGCCGTGGAGCCCCCCACCACGGCCCCGCTGTCCCGTGCGGCTCCAGCCCGGGCGGCCGCTCCCACCGCTCCCGCGCGCCCCTCTCCCGCTTCTGGCGCCGACGGCCTGTCCGCCGCCGACAAGGCCCGGCGCCGCCGCGAGCTGAACGAGACCCTGGGCGGCCAGCTCGCCTTGTGGTGGCTCGGGCTGTCCCGGGGGGGCAAGCTCGTCCTGTCCACCGTGGTGCTCCTGTTGCTGGCGGGCATGGTGGGCGGGCTCGCCGTCGTCTTCCGGCCCAGCCTGGAGGGGCTGTCCCGGGGCCCGGAGCCCACGTCCCTCGGCCTCCAGGTCGTGACGGACTCGTTCGGCCTGGGCGAGGGCGTGACGTGGGAACAGCCGGACATGAAGCTCTTCGACTTCGAGTTCGTCTCGCCCACACGCGCGGTCGCCGTCCTGCGCTACCAGGCCAGCGGCATCTCCAAGGACGAGGTCTCCCTCACCCTCAATGCGACGGTCCTGGGCTCGGTGCCTCCGGACATGGCCACCGCCTCCGAGCGGGAGATCCAGCAGATCATCTCGCCCTCCCTGCTCAAGCGGAACGAGGACAACCAGCTCGTCTTCGACAACGTCCACAACCCCCCGGGCCGTGACAGCTGGCGGGTGTGGAACCTGCGGCTGGAGATCATCCCCGTCCCGGACCTGCGCCCCGAGGAGCTGCTGGAGACGGCGCGCAGCTACGTGGCCCGGGCCCGCGACTTCTACGAGCGCAAGGACGTGGGCGCGGAGAACCTCTCGCTGGCCTGGGAGAACTACCGCTCGGCGTGGATCACCCTCGAGGCCCTCGACGAGAAGCCCGAGCTGTACGAAGACGTCCGGCACATGATGGGCCAGGTCGCGGTGGACCTGGACCAGAAGTGCGGGCAGCTGATGCTGGAATTCCAGAAGCACGTCCAGTTCAAGGACAAGAAGCGGGCCCGGCGGGTGATCGATGAGATCACCCGGCGCTTCCCTACACCGGCGCATCGCTGCCACAATCTGGCGCTCGAAAAAGCCAACGAGCATGGGCTGTGA
- a CDS encoding FHA domain-containing protein, translated as MSNGSPPARRRPTTGSPSGGTPSGGSTSQRPAVRRTATGAAPAVRAEPPLPVMGTKLVCSAGPCAGSEFALEEGEYVIGRANDNPICIPDTSVSRKHVLIRRVGGGWEVSDLGSGNGTLLNGEPLTTEMPLSHGDTLTLGDTELTFNDSSNATMMMPMPSAPPPRPGRSSTRSSAPAAAPAEEAGGEEGGALAGVPRRPPPRPETRVRSTRGRAAATPQDPAAQKRKKRLLILTAAVFVMLVGLLAVMKVQQQREAEVEARNAQLAQQRREQIDALFQEAKNFIRDGKWADAKAKLLEIQELEPNYVQLPDYLARVEKEIPNQQALDEAKAALEKDQLGPAAAALAKVSKDTQLFETVRQLRTSLKDKADKRVRDALALFEQKQLDQAKAITDDVLAAEPEHRDAKVVNEQAERAIAIRDAPPPPPTVREAPKPWDQAVDRFRDGDLNGAVAMANACAGKSPQCKTLMAQMADFGNLYKKLEDLDAKGLARLLDLDKKITKGQGSKLSRNAGTRAANIFFKSASAAKASGQYGRAMENAQRALQADPSHAGANNIVAEMRAKAKELYLFAYSLKDSNPEDAVPKFREVMAMTPSEDETHQKAKSWVEKLK; from the coding sequence ATGTCGAACGGTTCCCCTCCCGCACGCCGTCGTCCCACGACGGGCTCCCCCTCGGGTGGCACTCCCTCGGGTGGCTCCACCAGTCAGCGTCCCGCGGTGCGCAGGACCGCGACCGGTGCGGCGCCCGCCGTGCGTGCCGAGCCCCCTCTGCCGGTGATGGGCACCAAGCTGGTGTGCTCCGCGGGCCCGTGCGCCGGTAGCGAGTTCGCGCTGGAGGAGGGCGAGTACGTCATTGGCCGCGCCAACGACAACCCCATCTGCATCCCGGACACCTCGGTGTCGCGCAAGCACGTGCTCATCCGCCGCGTGGGCGGGGGCTGGGAGGTGAGCGACCTGGGCTCCGGCAACGGCACGTTGCTCAACGGCGAGCCCCTCACCACCGAGATGCCGCTGTCCCACGGCGACACCCTCACGCTCGGCGACACGGAGCTGACGTTCAACGACAGCTCCAACGCCACGATGATGATGCCCATGCCGTCGGCGCCCCCGCCGCGGCCGGGCCGCAGCAGCACCCGGTCCTCGGCTCCCGCCGCCGCTCCCGCCGAGGAGGCCGGGGGCGAGGAGGGTGGGGCCCTCGCCGGGGTTCCGCGCCGTCCGCCGCCGCGGCCGGAGACTCGCGTGCGCAGCACCCGGGGCCGTGCCGCGGCGACGCCGCAGGATCCCGCCGCGCAGAAGCGCAAGAAGCGCCTGCTGATCCTCACCGCCGCCGTCTTCGTGATGCTGGTGGGCCTGCTGGCCGTCATGAAGGTGCAGCAGCAGCGCGAAGCGGAGGTCGAGGCCCGCAACGCGCAGCTCGCCCAGCAGCGGCGCGAGCAGATCGACGCGCTCTTCCAGGAGGCCAAGAACTTCATCCGCGACGGCAAGTGGGCGGATGCCAAGGCGAAGCTGCTGGAGATCCAGGAGCTGGAGCCCAACTACGTGCAGCTGCCGGACTACCTGGCGCGCGTGGAGAAGGAGATCCCCAACCAGCAGGCGCTCGACGAGGCCAAGGCGGCGCTGGAGAAGGATCAGCTCGGCCCGGCGGCCGCCGCCCTGGCCAAGGTGAGCAAGGACACCCAGCTCTTCGAGACGGTGCGCCAGCTGCGCACGAGCCTGAAGGACAAGGCCGACAAGCGCGTGCGCGACGCGCTGGCGCTCTTCGAGCAGAAGCAGCTGGACCAGGCCAAGGCCATCACCGACGACGTGCTCGCGGCCGAGCCGGAGCACCGCGATGCCAAGGTCGTCAACGAGCAGGCGGAGCGCGCCATCGCCATCCGCGACGCGCCGCCTCCGCCTCCCACGGTCAGGGAGGCGCCCAAGCCGTGGGATCAGGCTGTGGATCGCTTCCGCGATGGTGATCTCAATGGCGCCGTGGCCATGGCCAACGCCTGCGCCGGCAAGAGCCCGCAGTGCAAGACGCTGATGGCGCAGATGGCGGACTTCGGCAACCTCTACAAGAAGCTGGAGGACCTGGACGCCAAGGGCCTGGCGCGCCTGCTGGACCTGGACAAGAAGATCACCAAGGGCCAGGGCAGCAAGCTGTCGCGCAACGCGGGCACGCGCGCGGCCAACATCTTCTTCAAGAGCGCCTCGGCCGCGAAGGCCTCCGGCCAGTACGGCCGCGCCATGGAGAACGCCCAGCGCGCCCTCCAGGCGGACCCCAGCCACGCCGGCGCCAACAACATCGTCGCGGAGATGCGCGCCAAGGCGAAGGAGCTCTACCTGTTCGCCTACTCCCTCAAGGACAGCAATCCCGAGGACGCCGTGCCCAAGTTCCGCGAGGTCATGGCCATGACCCCGTCGGAAGACGAGACGCACCAGAAGGCCAAGAGCTGGGTCGAGAAGCTCAAGTGA
- a CDS encoding 1-deoxy-D-xylulose-5-phosphate synthase, producing MERLLPRIQSPGDVRALPESELPRLCEELREDIISLCGRVGGHLGASLGAVELIVSLHRVFHSPQDALVFDVGHQAYAHKLLTGRRERMGTLRQAGGVAPFLDPRESHHDALAAGHASTAVSAGLGMLEGKKLRGQPGHVVAVVGDGALTGGLTFEGLNNTGGTHLPLVVVLNDNQMSISANVGAIPALLRTREARGFFEGLGFTYLGPVDGHDLGALTHALREARASTRPVVVHAMTQKGRGFPPAEADTQTRGHAMGPYEWRDGKLVRSRGGQRTYSEAFASALEELMARDARVVAVTPAMLEGSALVGLKQRYPERVFDVGIAEQHAVTFCAGLAVTGLRPVCAIYSTFLQRAYDQVIHDVCLPGLPVVFAVDRAGLVGADGATHQGTYDVASLRPVPGLTLMAPVTGEDVTAMLATALALPGPSLMRFPRGTLPVLPPELQPGTGPVRGARWLKRAAQARVAFITLGPLGVSALEAAASEPEWSVLDARFVSPLDEAAVLEAAACGRVVVVEEGTTHGGLGSAVLELLAARGVGARVKLLGMPDTFVPHGDARVQRAELGLDAAGLRRAALALLAEGGAP from the coding sequence ATGGAGCGGCTCCTGCCGCGAATCCAATCTCCCGGGGATGTCCGCGCGCTCCCCGAATCCGAGCTGCCTCGCCTGTGCGAGGAGCTGCGCGAGGACATCATCTCCCTGTGTGGCCGCGTGGGAGGCCACCTGGGCGCTTCGCTCGGCGCGGTGGAGCTGATCGTCTCCCTGCACCGCGTCTTCCACTCGCCCCAGGACGCGCTCGTCTTCGACGTGGGCCACCAGGCCTACGCGCACAAGCTGCTGACGGGCCGGCGCGAGCGCATGGGCACCCTGCGCCAGGCCGGCGGTGTCGCCCCCTTCCTGGATCCGCGGGAGAGCCACCACGACGCGCTGGCCGCGGGCCATGCGAGCACCGCCGTGTCGGCGGGGCTGGGCATGCTCGAGGGCAAGAAGCTGCGGGGACAGCCCGGGCACGTGGTGGCGGTGGTGGGGGACGGGGCGCTCACCGGTGGGCTGACCTTCGAGGGCCTCAACAACACCGGGGGCACGCACCTGCCGCTGGTGGTGGTGCTCAACGACAATCAGATGTCCATCTCCGCCAACGTGGGCGCCATTCCCGCGTTGCTGCGCACGCGCGAGGCCCGGGGCTTCTTCGAGGGGCTGGGTTTCACCTACCTGGGGCCGGTGGACGGGCATGACCTCGGGGCGCTCACGCACGCGTTGCGCGAGGCCCGTGCCTCCACGCGCCCGGTGGTGGTGCACGCGATGACGCAGAAGGGCAGGGGCTTTCCCCCGGCCGAGGCGGACACGCAGACGCGCGGCCACGCCATGGGGCCCTACGAGTGGCGGGATGGGAAGCTGGTGCGCTCGCGCGGCGGCCAGCGCACCTACAGCGAGGCCTTCGCCTCGGCGTTGGAAGAGCTCATGGCGCGGGACGCGCGGGTGGTGGCGGTGACGCCGGCCATGCTGGAGGGCTCGGCGCTGGTGGGCCTCAAGCAGCGCTACCCCGAGCGAGTCTTCGACGTGGGCATCGCCGAGCAGCACGCCGTCACCTTCTGCGCGGGCCTGGCCGTGACGGGGCTGCGGCCCGTGTGTGCCATCTACTCGACGTTCCTGCAGCGCGCGTACGATCAGGTCATCCACGACGTGTGCCTGCCGGGGCTGCCCGTGGTGTTCGCCGTGGACCGGGCCGGGCTGGTGGGCGCGGATGGCGCCACGCACCAGGGCACCTATGACGTGGCCTCGCTGCGGCCCGTTCCCGGCCTCACGTTGATGGCTCCGGTGACGGGCGAGGACGTGACGGCGATGCTCGCCACCGCGCTCGCGCTGCCTGGGCCCTCGTTGATGCGCTTCCCTCGGGGCACGCTGCCGGTGCTGCCTCCGGAGTTGCAGCCGGGCACGGGTCCGGTGCGCGGGGCGCGCTGGTTGAAGCGGGCGGCCCAGGCGCGGGTGGCCTTCATCACGCTCGGGCCGCTGGGCGTGTCCGCGCTGGAGGCCGCTGCTTCGGAGCCGGAGTGGAGCGTGCTGGATGCGCGCTTCGTCAGCCCGCTCGACGAGGCGGCGGTGCTGGAGGCCGCCGCATGCGGGCGCGTGGTGGTGGTGGAGGAGGGGACGACGCACGGCGGGCTGGGCAGCGCGGTGCTGGAGCTGCTCGCCGCGAGGGGCGTGGGGGCCCGGGTGAAGCTGCTGGGCATGCCGGATACCTTCGTACCCCACGGGGATGCGCGCGTGCAGCGGGCCGAGCTGGGCCTGGATGCCGCGGGCCTGCGGCGTGCGGCCCTGGCCCTGCTCGCCGAGGGAGGTGCGCCGTGA
- the xseA gene encoding exodeoxyribonuclease VII large subunit yields MNKKRRGTGETPPEANDGQRDLFGGSLGGAPKRTVAAAPKPPPEPPPPPPAPPPPSELGDVSAALPSLPGAPSRTPPARMVLTVGELTQQLKVTIESRFPRVLVRGEVSGFRGPNARGHLYFSLKDAEASLEVKMWASQAARLRFALRDGLAVVAEGSVDVYAPAGRYSLIAQKLEPEGEGALALAFEQLKARLAAEGLIGDNRIRPPRELPFLPRRIGVVTSRTGAALQDFLRVLHSRNPRLSVLLCDARVQGEGSAEEVARGVERLSRTDVDVIVVTRGGGSKEDLWTFNEERVARAIFASPVPVVSAIGHEIDFTISDFVADWRAPTPSAAAERLAPVLQDLEYSLATQSVRLRKAAERRVLELRERMGTLRGRVVDPRRRLSTERLRLSDAEDAMTRVLRQVLRERREELRAHGEHLQRQRPQARLAEQRARLVQLSARLKDAVRADVAARRAGAAQARLELERSSPLARVAELRARLADRKARLVALEKDTLASAQRHFQRLEGRLDAMSPLKVMSRGYAVAFRKRDGGVVRSISDVQPGEVLGIKFANNGAKTLQGCEEIEATVTSVKGPVDC; encoded by the coding sequence GTGAACAAGAAACGGCGAGGCACCGGAGAGACCCCGCCGGAGGCCAACGACGGGCAGAGGGATCTCTTCGGCGGCTCGTTGGGTGGGGCACCCAAGCGCACGGTGGCGGCGGCTCCCAAGCCGCCCCCCGAGCCTCCACCCCCGCCCCCCGCGCCTCCGCCTCCCTCGGAGCTGGGGGACGTGTCCGCGGCGCTGCCGTCGCTGCCCGGTGCGCCCTCGCGGACGCCCCCGGCGCGCATGGTGCTCACCGTGGGCGAGCTCACCCAGCAGCTCAAGGTGACGATCGAGTCGCGCTTCCCGCGCGTGCTGGTGCGCGGCGAGGTGTCCGGCTTCCGGGGCCCCAACGCCCGCGGCCACCTGTACTTCTCGCTCAAGGACGCGGAGGCCTCGCTCGAGGTGAAGATGTGGGCCTCGCAGGCGGCGCGGCTGCGCTTCGCCCTGCGCGACGGGCTGGCCGTGGTGGCCGAGGGCAGCGTGGACGTGTACGCGCCCGCCGGCCGCTACAGCCTCATCGCCCAGAAGCTGGAGCCGGAAGGGGAGGGTGCCCTCGCGCTCGCCTTCGAGCAGCTCAAGGCGCGGCTCGCGGCCGAGGGCCTCATCGGCGACAACCGCATCCGCCCGCCCCGGGAACTGCCCTTCCTGCCCCGGCGCATCGGCGTGGTGACGAGCCGCACCGGCGCGGCGCTGCAGGACTTCCTGCGCGTGCTGCACTCGCGCAACCCGCGCCTGTCCGTGCTGCTGTGCGACGCGCGCGTGCAGGGCGAGGGCTCGGCCGAGGAGGTCGCCCGCGGCGTCGAGCGCCTGTCCCGCACGGACGTGGACGTCATCGTCGTCACGCGCGGCGGCGGCTCGAAGGAGGACCTCTGGACGTTCAACGAGGAGCGGGTGGCGCGCGCCATCTTCGCCTCGCCGGTGCCGGTGGTGTCCGCCATCGGCCATGAGATCGACTTCACCATCTCCGACTTCGTGGCGGACTGGCGCGCCCCCACCCCGAGCGCGGCGGCGGAGCGGCTCGCCCCGGTGTTGCAGGACCTGGAGTACTCCCTGGCCACGCAGTCGGTGCGGCTGCGCAAGGCGGCCGAGCGCCGGGTGCTGGAGCTGCGCGAGCGGATGGGCACCCTGCGCGGGCGGGTGGTGGATCCGCGGCGGCGGCTGTCCACGGAGCGGCTGCGGCTGTCGGATGCCGAGGACGCGATGACGCGGGTGCTGCGCCAGGTGCTGCGCGAGCGGCGCGAGGAGCTCCGGGCGCACGGCGAGCACCTGCAGCGCCAGCGTCCCCAGGCCCGGCTCGCCGAGCAGCGGGCGCGGCTGGTGCAGCTGTCCGCGCGGTTGAAGGACGCGGTCCGGGCGGACGTGGCGGCACGGCGGGCGGGCGCGGCCCAGGCCCGGCTGGAGCTGGAGCGCAGCTCACCCCTGGCCCGGGTGGCGGAGCTGCGCGCCCGGCTGGCGGACCGGAAGGCCCGGCTGGTCGCCCTGGAAAAGGACACCCTGGCGTCGGCACAGCGGCACTTCCAGCGGCTAGAAGGACGGCTGGATGCCATGAGCCCGCTGAAGGTCATGTCCCGGGGCTACGCGGTCGCCTTCCGCAAGCGGGATGGGGGCGTGGTGCGTTCCATCTCGGACGTTCAGCCCGGCGAGGTGCTCGGCATCAAATTCGCCAACAACGGGGCGAAGACACTCCAGGGGTGCGAGGAGATTGAAGCCACCGTCACCTCGGTGAAGGGTCCGGTGGATTGCTGA
- a CDS encoding response regulator, whose amino-acid sequence MPKPKVTIVDDDRDTRELLSFALDSEGFEVNAAANGLRLISSLQLKRPDIILMDVNMSWIDGFELCKAVKKNEQFRDIPVIFISGRGEPEDRRRGREAGAADYFVKPLDLNALIKRLRELIPPPAAEVP is encoded by the coding sequence ATGCCCAAGCCCAAGGTCACCATTGTCGACGACGACCGCGATACGCGGGAGTTGCTCTCGTTCGCCCTGGACTCGGAGGGCTTCGAGGTCAACGCGGCGGCCAACGGGCTGCGGCTGATCTCCTCCCTGCAGCTCAAACGGCCGGACATCATCCTGATGGACGTGAACATGTCCTGGATCGATGGCTTCGAGCTGTGCAAGGCCGTGAAGAAGAACGAGCAGTTCCGGGACATCCCCGTCATCTTCATCAGCGGGCGCGGGGAGCCCGAGGACCGGCGGCGCGGGCGGGAGGCCGGCGCCGCGGACTATTTCGTGAAGCCCCTGGATCTCAACGCGCTCATCAAGCGGTTGCGTGAGCTCATCCCTCCGCCCGCTGCCGAGGTGCCCTGA
- a CDS encoding type II secretion system F family protein translates to MSDILTNTLMGGSALMFAASMGFLGFGVYQNYFSQFLSEVRDDSSGGVSGIGSVTIRKLGALNRRLMWPGYETKMRKKLTKAGEPNALKPEDIMALQEISAVVGLLAGLVLVNAVNENLAWSLAFALFGMYYPLIWVNDQVKKRHLQISRALPYSLDLLTLSVEAGLDFTGALAKVVEKGKAGPLREELQIVLKQLKMGKTREEALKAMIARVDLPALTTFVTALIQADKMGTSLGKVLRIQSTQLRIDRTQRAEKLAGEAPVKMLFPLIACIFPTVFMVLFGPIVFQFMFGDVGG, encoded by the coding sequence GTGAGCGACATCCTCACCAATACGTTGATGGGGGGCTCTGCGCTGATGTTCGCGGCGTCGATGGGCTTCCTCGGTTTCGGCGTCTACCAGAACTACTTCTCGCAGTTCCTCTCCGAGGTCCGGGATGACTCGTCGGGTGGTGTGTCGGGCATCGGCTCGGTCACCATCCGCAAGCTGGGCGCGCTCAACCGGCGGCTGATGTGGCCGGGCTATGAGACCAAGATGCGCAAGAAGCTCACCAAGGCCGGTGAGCCCAACGCGCTCAAGCCCGAGGACATCATGGCGCTGCAGGAGATCAGCGCCGTGGTGGGCCTGCTGGCGGGCCTCGTCCTGGTCAACGCGGTCAACGAGAACCTGGCCTGGTCCCTCGCCTTCGCGCTGTTCGGCATGTACTACCCGCTCATCTGGGTGAATGATCAGGTGAAGAAGCGCCACCTGCAGATCTCCCGGGCGCTGCCCTACAGCCTGGACCTGCTGACGCTGTCGGTGGAAGCGGGTCTGGACTTCACCGGCGCGCTGGCCAAGGTGGTGGAGAAGGGCAAGGCGGGCCCGCTGCGCGAGGAGCTGCAGATCGTCCTCAAGCAGCTGAAGATGGGCAAGACGCGTGAGGAGGCCCTCAAGGCGATGATCGCCCGGGTGGACCTGCCGGCGCTCACCACCTTCGTCACCGCGCTCATCCAGGCGGACAAGATGGGCACCAGCCTCGGCAAGGTGCTGCGCATCCAGTCCACCCAGCTGCGCATCGACCGTACCCAGCGCGCCGAGAAGCTGGCGGGCGAGGCGCCGGTGAAGATGCTCTTCCCGCTCATCGCCTGCATCTTCCCCACGGTGTTCATGGTCCTCTTCGGGCCCATCGTGTTCCAGTTCATGTTCGGAGACGTTGGGGGGTAG